Proteins from one Mycobacterium sp. SMC-2 genomic window:
- a CDS encoding IS110 family transposase, producing MGKVLAQFMIDHTAEGIAMLIRRLAKYGDPTQIHIGIERPNGRLVDLLLEAGHPVIPVSPNAIKTWRDGEVISGAKSDAGDALVIAEYLRLRHHRLHPVAPYSAQTKALRTVVRTRDDIVAMRVSATNQLSALLDDHWPGAKAIFADIESPISLAFLRQYPTAGSTSRLGEKRLAAFLAKHGYSGRRPASELLGRLRATPRAPPTPPCRSPSPTP from the coding sequence GTGGGAAAAGTATTGGCACAGTTCATGATTGACCACACTGCGGAAGGCATTGCCATGCTGATCCGTAGACTCGCCAAGTACGGCGATCCCACCCAGATACACATCGGGATCGAGCGACCCAATGGGCGGTTGGTCGACCTGCTGCTCGAGGCCGGCCACCCGGTCATCCCGGTATCGCCGAACGCCATCAAAACCTGGCGCGACGGCGAAGTCATCTCCGGCGCTAAGTCCGACGCCGGCGACGCACTGGTGATCGCCGAGTACCTGCGACTGCGCCACCACCGACTGCATCCCGTAGCGCCCTACAGTGCTCAGACCAAGGCACTTCGCACGGTAGTGCGCACCCGCGATGACATCGTCGCCATGCGGGTATCGGCCACCAACCAACTCAGCGCCTTGCTCGATGACCACTGGCCCGGCGCCAAGGCGATCTTCGCCGATATCGAGTCCCCGATCAGCCTGGCGTTCCTGCGCCAGTACCCCACTGCGGGCAGCACATCGCGCCTCGGTGAGAAACGCCTGGCCGCGTTCCTGGCCAAGCACGGCTACTCCGGCCGTCGGCCAGCCAGCGAGCTGCTGGGCCGGCTGCGCGCGACCCCGCGGGCACCACCGACCCCACCCTGTCGGTCGCCGTCGCCGACGCCGTAG
- a CDS encoding transposase: protein MLEALNSAAKTLDRSVIARLGKHPDAEIFTSLPRSGQINAAQVLAEWGDSRAAYDGPDAVAALAGATPVTKASGKQHAVHFRWACNKRFRRALTTFADNSRHQSPWAADIYARARARGHDHPHAVRILARAWIRVIYRCWHDHRPYDPNLHGGTQRLLPQTA from the coding sequence GTGCTGGAGGCCCTCAACAGCGCCGCCAAAACTCTCGACCGCTCCGTCATCGCCCGCCTCGGGAAGCACCCGGACGCCGAGATCTTCACGTCGCTGCCAAGGTCGGGTCAGATCAACGCCGCCCAGGTGCTCGCCGAGTGGGGCGACTCCCGGGCAGCCTACGACGGACCCGACGCCGTAGCGGCTCTGGCCGGAGCCACTCCAGTGACCAAAGCCTCCGGCAAACAGCACGCCGTGCACTTCCGCTGGGCCTGCAACAAACGCTTCCGCCGGGCACTGACCACCTTCGCCGACAACAGTCGTCACCAAAGTCCTTGGGCCGCCGACATCTACGCCCGAGCCCGCGCTCGCGGACACGACCACCCTCACGCCGTACGTATCCTCGCCCGCGCCTGGATCCGCGTCATCTACCGCTGCTGGCACGACCACCGCCCCTACGACCCCAACCTCCACGGCGGAACACAAAGACTGTTGCCACAAACAGCCTGA
- a CDS encoding PPE domain-containing protein codes for MLQVDVAGLQSAVAGLVAAANSLAELGAQSPVHPPLATDETSTSVAARLSEHAAVMTSRAADGATVLAAGANAITQSAAAYGQMDQSNQAVVSLQGNPAPPTPGFTPAVTVNLVAPDVPIAPPAPRPAETTAAIMEAGQPAAGDLFVADCAALSEGFSAAAQSARRGAARVSEHLKGEAAPRITAALNRYADWAQEMARHADTVGQLAGSHKDRFAQAKQATPTTTEFANRHRELHNAIALNGSYPSPGSAAAVAKAHTNLTQLTNHTQVVSAGYHTGETIPQAPPGPPPAPAIVEPGAGQGDSLPSTTLQGTDPKTTRDHPGTTHGGDADPDTEPGDLDGLDSGDGDPTANPLAPAGTSSMAGMASSLPSMLIGMLGAGVGMATQVLQKLGQELQGLAQQATQGVAGLTQGMAGKNGLDDAAKIEPADSLGSGAGCGGGGGDDGATTPASGGGADLKPAASAISGMGSPASTPPPLAGASGTPSPTGAAAESGMGGPPMFMPPMGGMGAGAGAANRKVKDPDKSIEMPSRPNSEPIKGERGDPIRHTATVDAAVYPKDGPNRTVTVRSRSRRIDPDTSGDSQ; via the coding sequence GTGCTGCAGGTGGATGTTGCTGGGCTGCAGAGCGCCGTCGCTGGTCTCGTCGCCGCTGCCAACAGCCTTGCCGAGCTCGGCGCGCAGTCACCGGTACACCCTCCGCTGGCCACCGATGAGACCTCAACGAGCGTGGCTGCCCGCCTCAGTGAGCACGCAGCGGTGATGACGTCGCGAGCCGCTGACGGTGCCACGGTCCTGGCCGCCGGCGCCAATGCGATAACCCAGTCAGCAGCGGCATATGGGCAGATGGACCAGTCCAATCAAGCCGTGGTCAGCTTGCAAGGTAACCCTGCACCCCCCACACCGGGCTTCACCCCGGCGGTGACGGTCAATCTTGTTGCCCCCGATGTGCCGATCGCCCCGCCGGCACCGCGCCCAGCCGAAACGACCGCAGCGATCATGGAAGCGGGTCAGCCCGCTGCCGGGGATCTCTTTGTGGCAGACTGCGCCGCACTCTCAGAAGGATTTAGCGCTGCCGCCCAATCTGCCCGCCGCGGGGCGGCCAGGGTCAGTGAACACCTCAAAGGGGAAGCGGCACCGCGTATTACGGCGGCGTTGAATCGTTACGCCGACTGGGCGCAGGAGATGGCTCGCCATGCCGACACTGTCGGACAGCTCGCCGGCAGCCACAAGGACAGATTTGCCCAAGCCAAGCAGGCGACTCCGACGACCACGGAATTCGCTAACCGTCACCGCGAGCTGCACAACGCGATCGCACTCAACGGCTCTTATCCCAGTCCGGGATCGGCGGCCGCGGTGGCCAAGGCACATACGAATTTGACCCAGTTAACGAACCACACCCAGGTTGTGTCCGCTGGCTACCACACCGGCGAGACCATACCGCAGGCTCCGCCTGGGCCACCGCCAGCCCCAGCGATTGTGGAACCTGGTGCCGGACAAGGGGATAGCCTGCCATCGACAACCTTGCAGGGAACCGATCCGAAAACGACGCGCGATCACCCGGGCACCACCCACGGGGGCGACGCCGACCCCGACACAGAACCTGGCGACCTCGACGGTCTGGATTCTGGCGATGGTGATCCAACCGCTAACCCGCTAGCGCCTGCGGGAACCAGTTCAATGGCTGGCATGGCCTCGTCTTTGCCCTCGATGTTGATCGGCATGCTGGGCGCTGGCGTCGGCATGGCCACCCAGGTACTGCAGAAACTGGGCCAAGAGCTTCAGGGATTAGCGCAGCAAGCCACCCAGGGCGTCGCAGGATTAACGCAAGGGATGGCAGGCAAGAACGGGCTCGACGACGCCGCCAAAATCGAGCCAGCAGACTCCCTGGGCTCCGGTGCCGGCTGTGGCGGTGGCGGTGGTGACGACGGCGCTACCACCCCAGCGTCCGGCGGCGGAGCAGATCTCAAACCGGCGGCTTCAGCGATCTCCGGAATGGGATCGCCCGCCTCAACGCCGCCTCCGTTGGCGGGGGCCAGCGGCACTCCGAGTCCCACTGGTGCCGCCGCTGAAAGCGGTATGGGTGGCCCGCCGATGTTCATGCCGCCGATGGGCGGCATGGGCGCCGGCGCCGGGGCGGCCAACCGCAAGGTAAAAGACCCGGATAAGTCGATCGAGATGCCATCGCGACCTAATTCCGAACCGATCAAAGGCGAACGGGGAGACCCAATTCGGCACACGGCCACCGTTGACGCAGCTGTCTACCCCAAAGACGGGCCGAACCGGACAGTGACCGTTAGGTCGCGCAGCCGACGCATCGACCCCGACACCAGCGGTGACTCCCAGTGA
- a CDS encoding YbaB/EbfC family nucleoid-associated protein, which produces MTVYEYDGYQADKNLTASVIARMERVSSMLSKLLEEMDGIDLEAIGGDGDVVLSVNSQGQLTSLSLAQGCTTRYSHGALAELINTTIDEAVNAAVEETASVGGGQDQEALDAAVQAFTDPKSEIWTAT; this is translated from the coding sequence GTGACGGTGTACGAGTATGACGGCTACCAGGCGGATAAGAATCTCACCGCCAGTGTCATAGCGCGCATGGAACGGGTGTCATCGATGCTCTCCAAGCTGCTTGAGGAGATGGATGGCATCGACCTGGAAGCTATCGGCGGCGATGGTGATGTCGTGTTGTCGGTGAACTCCCAAGGACAACTCACCTCGCTGTCGCTGGCTCAGGGCTGCACCACCCGATACTCACACGGGGCGTTGGCCGAGCTGATCAACACCACGATCGACGAAGCAGTCAATGCCGCGGTCGAGGAAACAGCGAGCGTGGGAGGCGGCCAGGACCAGGAGGCGCTCGACGCTGCTGTGCAAGCGTTTACCGACCCCAAAAGCGAAATCTGGACCGCCACCTGA
- a CDS encoding DUF2694 family protein, producing the protein MSEAPSTDYDTVVFEAVSRDESIVVAVGRSGNSLGVELQAAAMQLSDAELANRIIKLNTLAHLRSQLALRREWEAQHVTVSSTLPTEDQVASYEALIDF; encoded by the coding sequence ATGTCTGAAGCGCCGTCGACCGACTACGACACCGTGGTGTTCGAGGCCGTAAGTCGCGATGAGTCGATCGTTGTGGCGGTGGGCCGCAGCGGCAACTCGTTAGGCGTGGAGCTGCAGGCGGCGGCGATGCAGCTCAGCGACGCCGAACTGGCTAACCGCATCATCAAATTGAACACGCTGGCTCATCTACGTTCGCAGTTGGCGCTGCGCCGGGAGTGGGAGGCCCAACACGTGACGGTCTCGAGTACGTTGCCCACCGAGGACCAGGTGGCCAGCTATGAGGCCCTGATCGATTTCTAG